The window GGTGCGGCCTGGTTGAGTTCTTCCAGGGTCGGCATGCGTTTCTCGGCGAACTGGAACTCGTTCCAGCCACCCACCACACGTACCCACTGCGGGGTTGGGGTGCGGTCAGCCTGGTCCTTGAGCATGCGCAGGGCGTCGGCCAACGACGGCACGCCTTCCCAGCGCAGTTCGAGGTTGTAGTTCAGGCCACCACGGATCAGGTGCAGGTGCGAGTCGTTCAGACCCGGGATCACGCAACGGCCCTTGAGGTCGATGAGCTGGGTGTCCGAACCCCTCAGGGCCATGGCCTCGGCATCGGTGCCGACCGCGACGAAACGGCCTTCACGGATGGCCACGGCGCTGGCGCGGGGTTTCTCACGGTCAACGGTATGGAACAGACCATTGAACAGAATCAGATCGGCGTTCATCGCTTCTCCTTCGACAGGGTATGAGTGAAAAAAAGGTTCGCCAGCGGCTCAGGCAATGCGCCAGATCCCGGCGAAACGATGGTTGAGCGCCAGTCGTCCGGGACCGGCGATGAAAAGGCTGGTGAAGAGGATCAGCAGCAGCCAGGCGAACTGGCCCTCGGCGATCGTCCACTCCGGGTGCACGAACACCAGGGCCACCAGCAACACAGAGAGAATAGGCAAGCACGCCAGGCGCACCAGCACGCCGGCGATGATCAGCAGCGGGCAGAACACTTCGGCGAAGATCGCCAGCATCAGGGTCAGGTTTGCCCCCAGGTGGAAGGGGTCTTCGATGTTCTGCAGCTCGGTGCTGTAGTGCAGCAGTTTCGGCAGGCCATGGACCCACAGCAGAAACACCGCGGCGCTGACGCGCATGAACAGCAATCCGAGGGCCTGCGCCCGTTCATTCCAGCACGAAGCGTTCATGATCCACCCATCACCAAAAGAAACCACCGGCATCAGGGAGGCCGGACTGTTCAGCGATAGTGCGGGTGCGGGCTGCGGAAAAATTGAATGTACGTGCTCTCTTTCCGCAAGAGCGCCGTCAAGTGTTCATTGCGAGCGCCCTGGAGGCATGGCAAGGCGTGCGGGCCTGTTCGCGGATAAATCCGGCTCCCACAGTTTGCGTTGATCACACGATTTGTGGGCGGCACGGTACCTTGTGGGAGCCGGATTTATCCGCGAACAAGCCCCACCTGACCGCTAGGGTGGAGGAATATCCAGCGGGGCGGACATGAATTGCGCAATCCGCGAACGCAGCCAGCGCTCGGCCGGGTCGTTGTCGTGCACGCCGCTCCAGGCCATCGAGAGCTGCGCCGCATCGATCTCGAACGGTGGATCCTCGGCCCGCAGGGCGCAGCCTTCGACCAGGGCACAGGCGGCATAGTCGGGCACGGTGGCGATCATCTCGGTGCCCGCCAGCAGCGCCCGCAACCCGCTGAACTGCGGCACGCCCAGCACTACACGGCGGCTGCGACCGATCTTCGCCAGGTCCAGGTCGATGTTGCCGCTCAGGTCGCCGGAGAACGACACCATCGCGTGGGGGCGCTCGCAGTATTCGTCCAGGGTCAGCGGCCCTGGGCGATCGTCGCCGCGCAGCACCTTGCAGGGAATGTCGCGCAGCATCTTGCGCTTGGCATTGGCCGGCAGTTCGGTGGTGTAGCTGACACCGACGGAGATCTCCCCGGAAGCCAGCAGCGAGGGCATCAACAGGTAGTTGGCCCGACGCACCACGACGATGATGCCCGGCGCCTCTTCACGCAGCTGGCTCAGCAATGGCGGGAAAAGACCAAACTCGGCGTCGTCGGACAGGCCGATGCGAAACACGTCGCGACTGGTGGCCGGGTCGAAGTCCTTGGCCCGGCTGACCGCCCCGGAGATAGTGTCCATCGCCGGCTGCAGCTCCTTGAGAATCGCCAGGGCCCGTGCCGTCGGTTCCATGCCGCGACCGTTGCGCAGCAGCAGCGGATCGTCGAACAGGTCGCGCAGACGCCCCAGCGCGGCGCTTACGGCTGGTTGGCCCATGAAGAGCTTTTCCGCCACCCGGGTCAGGTTCTTTTCAAACATCAGGGCTTCGAAAATCACCAGCAGGTTCATGTCGACGCGGCGCAGGTCATTTCGGTTCATCGGCACTCTCTCCTCGCGAGTCAGCCTGGGGCGATCCTCCAGTATCCATCGGCGCCCCATCCCGATACTTGAAAGGATGTGCTGACTTGCCAGGCGTACCCGCCGAGGCGGAATTAACAACGTTTAACTCGCCCCTTAACGCCCCTCATCCAAGAATGGTGACCTCAACCCCTACCGGTATTCCCCGTGGGACGGTGCTGACTCAACGTGCTGTGTGCCAGCGCCTCTCCCCCCGACACGGACTTTGGTCATGGTTCAGATACAGCACACCGGTGCGGCGACCCGCGCCAGCGAAACCCCTACCCCGGCTCCCGGCGGCCTGTCGCCGCGCCGGGAAAACCTGGTCAAGCAACTGATCCTCGAGCGCTTGAGCGAAACCCTGGAGATCAGCGAGCTGGCCCGCGCCTGTTCGCTGTCACGCAGCCATTTCTCGCGCGCCTTCAAGTGCAGCACCGGGCTCTCGCCCCAGGACTGGATTCGCCAGCAGCGGATCGCCCGGGCCAAGCAGCTGATTCGTGAAACCGACCTGAGCCTGACGCAGATCAGCCTCGAATGCGGCTTCTGCGACCAGGCGTACTTCTGCCACATTTTTACGCGCAGCGAAGGGATCAATCCGTTTGCCTGGCGCGGTCAACAGTTGGCCGCCCGTCCTTCCCGGCGTGGCGAGCGCCACCTGTGCTATGTCGAGCGACCTGGCGCACAATAATTGCCCGCATTGCCCTTTACGCTGCCATCCCCTGCAATCCGGTTGCCATCCGTCGTGAAACGGGTGGCCGCCTTCCCCTTCTGCGAGTAGTCAACCTGCCACCACATTGCACAACCGCCCAAACCTGAGGAATATGCACGGGTATTGCGTGATAGACAGGGGCCTTGCGTGCGCTCCGGGTCATGCGCCCCCTCTGTCGACAGAGCACGGGGGCATTCAGAAGAAAAAAGCGAGCAGGAGCGACCCGTTGACCCTTTCACTCGAGCAGGCCGTGCGTTTCGGCCCTTATCGAACCTATCCCGCACAGCGCCTGATCATGGAGGGCGATCGCCCGCTGCGACTGGGCCGGCGTGCCATGGACATCCTGCTGATCCTGCTCGAACACGCCGGGCAGTTGGTCAGCAAGCAGGAACTGATCGCCCGGGTCTGGCCCGACAGCGTGGTCGAGGACATCAACCTGCGCGTGCACATGGCGGCGCTGCGCAAGGCCCTGGGCGACGGCCAGGCCGGGCAACGCTACATCGTCACCGTTGCCCAGCGTGGCTACAGCTTCGTCGCCCCCTGCCAATTGGACATGATCGAGCAACAGCCCGAGGACGGAGCACCGGTCAGCCATAACCTGCCCGTGCGCCGAACCCGCATGATCGGTCGCCAGGCGCTGCTGGCCGGCATGGTCCGGCATTTCTCGCACCAGCGTTTCATCACCCTGGTCGGCCCCGGTGGCATCGGCAAGACCACCGTGGCCCTGAGCGTCGCCGAACAGCTGATCGGCCACTACCGCGATGGGATCCGCCTGCTCGACCTGGCCCCCCTCGACAACCCGGCGATGGTCGCCACGCACCTGGCGACGCTGCTTGAGGTGCCGCTACCGGAAAACGAGCCGACTGCCAGTATCGTCGCCTGCCTGCGCGAACGGCAGATGCTGCTGGTGATCGACAACTGCGAGCACCTGCTCGATGCCGTCGCTCCGCTGTGCGAAAGCCTTCTGCGTGGTGCGCCACAGGTCCATATCCTGGCGACCAGCCGCGAAAGCCTGCGGGCCGAGGGCGAATTCGTACAGCGCCTGGAATCACTGGATTGCCCGCCTCTGCTGGCCACCCTGGACCGTGAGCGGGCGCTGGACTTCCCGGCCCTGCAGTTGTTCGTCGAGCGCGCCATGGCCTCCCAGGACAGCTTCGAACTGACCCAGGAACATCTGCCACAGGCCATCGAGATCTGCCGGCGCCTGGACGGCATTCCACTGGCCATCGAGCTGGCCGCCGCCCAGGTCGCAGACCTGGGCCTGCACGGCCTGCTCGCGCAATTGCAGGACAGCTTTCGCCTGTTGACCCAGGGCAGCCATGCGCCGCTGGGGCGCCACCAGACCCTGCGCGCGACCCTGGACTGGAGCTTTGAACTGCTCAGCCCTACCGAACAGACCTGCCTGCGCCGCCTGGGGATATTCCGCGGCGGATTCACCCTGGCCTCGGCCGCCGCAGTGATCATGGGGGCGAACGTCGAGGTCAGCGAGGTGTTCGCCGCCATCACGCAACTGGTCGCCAAGTCGCTGCTGAACGTCGAGGTCGGCGACGAGGACGTGTTCTACCGGCTGCTCGACACCACCCGCAGCTATGCCCTGGAAAAACTCGAACTGGCCTGCGAGCTGCCGGGCACCCGGCGGCGCCACGCCGAACGCTGCCTGGCCCTGATGGAACAGGCCCAGGCCGAGTGGGAAAGTACCCCGACCGAACGCTGGATCGAACGCTATGCTCGCGGCCTGGAAGACCTGCGCGCGGCCTTGGAGTGGGGCCTGGGGCCGAACGGGCCACAAGGCCTGGCGATCCGCCTGACAGCCGCCTCGGCACCACTGTGGCAGGAGCTGTCCTTGCCCAAGGAGCAAGGCGATCATGTGCGCAAGGCCCTCCAGTTGCTGGAGAGAATGAGTCGTCCCAGCCCGCACCTGACCATCGCGCTCAAGCTGGCCCTGGGCAATGCCTGCTATCACACCCATGGCGGCAGCGCCGAAACCATTGCCAGCTTCAGCAGTGCCCAGGCCCTGGCCGAGTACCATGGTGATCTCGGTGGCCAGCTCAAGGCCGTGTCCGGTCACATGACCGCCAACCTCAGCAGTGGCAACTACCGGCTGGCCCTGGAGCAGAGCCGGCAATTCGACCAACTGGCGCTCAGCGATACCCCACTGTCGCTTGGCACCCAGCGTCTGCGAGTGCTGGCACTGCACTATTCCGGCGACCAGACGCGCGCCCGGGCGCTTGCCGAACAGGTGCTGCAACGCCTGGCCCAGAACGATCACGTCAACCGTTTCACCCGCGACTTTGGCGTGCAGTACGACCAGAGCGTCGCGGCCCTGACCGTGCTGGCCCGCATTCTCTGGCTGCAGGGCCTGCCCGAGCAGGCCTGGCGCACCGCCCGCCAGGCGCTGGACCTTGCCCTGCAGGTCAACCATGGCACGTCCATCTGCTACACCCTGGCCCTGTCTGGCTGCCTGATTCCCTACTACAACGGCGATATCGGTACCGCCCGGGAGCTGCTGCAACTGCTGCTGGAGCAGGCGCAGAAGCACTCGGTGGCACTGTTCCAGAACTGGGGATTGCAGTACGCCCAGGTGCTTGCCATGCAACCACCGGCCAACCTGATGCCGACCAACAGCGGCCTGGTGAAGGAAATCATGGTCACCCTCGACAGCCGTTTCATCGACGACACCTTGTTCGAGCGCGCCGAAAGCGGCGCGGCCGGCTGGAGCAGCGCGGAGATCCTGCGCGCACAGGCGGAAAAACTGCTGGCACAGCGCCAGATGGACGCGGCTGAGAGTCTGTTGCTCAAGGCCATCAGCGTGGCACAGGACCAGGGCGCGCTGACCTGGGAACTGCGTAGCGCGACCTCGCTGGCGCGGTTATGGCAACAGCAGGGGCGCTACTGCGCGGCCCACGAGCTGCTCGCAGCGGTGCATGGACGGTTCGGCGAAGGCTGCAACATGCCGGACCTGCTCGACGCCGCCCAGTTGCTCCAGACGCTGGAGCCACGCCGGTCAGCCTGAGACCCGCTCCGCCTGGCGCAGATACTCGGCATGGCGCCGCTCCCACGCAGGCTGCTGCCCAGTACGCGCCAGCTGTTCCAGGGCATAGGTGCGGGTGGTATTGAGCAGCCGGTAGCGGGGCATGCCGGTGCCCTGCTCCAGCGCCAGCAACGACTTGTCCGCCAGGCTGGCCAGCAACCCCGGCACTTGCGCCGCAGCCAGCGACTCACCGCCTGCCACCGCAATGGCCGCCTCGGTGTTGAAGCACATCTTGAACACCGCCAGACGCTGCAAGAGGATCTGTTCCCGCGGTTCCAGCCGCTCGTAGCTCCAGTCCAGTGCCGCCTTGAGCGTCTGGTGCCGGGGTTCGGCGGTACGGCGGCCCTGGGTCAGCAGTTGAAAACAGTTGCCGAGCTGGGCCTGCAGCCCTACCAGTGCCAGGGCACTGATCTGGGTCGCGGCCAGTTCTATGGCCAGCGGCAAGCCATCGAGTCGACGACAAATATCGCGTACCGCAAGCAGATCCCGCTCACGCAGGACAAACCCCTGCTGGCAGGCCCGCGCCCGGCTGACGAACAGCTGAACCGCCGAATAGCCCATCATCTCGTCCACGCTGTGCAGCGCCGAGGCCGGCGGCACGGCCAGCGGCGGCAAGCGCTGCACACACTCGCCGCCAGCCCCCAGGGATTCACGACTGGTGACCAGCAGCGACAAGCGCGGGGCGATGGCCAGCAAGTGCTCGACCAGGGTGCGGCAGCCATCACGCAGATGCCCGCAGTTGTCCAGCACCACCAGGGCATGCCGTTCGGCGATACCGTGCAGGTCGCGGTCCAGGTCAAGGCAATCGGCCAACTGTTCGACCACCTGCGCCGGATCGTCGAGGCTGACCAGGTCGATCATCCACACGCCATCGCGATAGTGCTGCAGCAGCAGTTCGGCCACGCGCAGCGCCACCGTACTCTTGCCGACCCCGGCAGGCCCTGCCAGGGTCATGAAGCGTCGCACCGGCAGTTGTCGAACCAGACTGCCCACCAACGAATCGCGCCCGGTCACCGGCGTCAGTCGGGCGGGCAGATTGTGCGCGGACTTCAGGGCCACTGCCGACGAGACCGGCAGCGCCACCTGTTCGCGCTGCACCGAGGCGATGAAGCTGTAGCCGCGCTGCGGGACGTTGATGATGTAGCGCTGCCCGCCTTCACCGTCCCCGAGGGCCCGGCGCAAGGCGGCAATGTGCACGCGCAGGTTGATTTCCTCGACCACCGAGGTCGGCCAGACGCGGGCGATCAGTTCGTCCTTGCTGACCACACTGCCCGCGTGCTCAAGCAGAATCTGCAGAATGTCCAACGCACGGCCGCCCATGCGCAGTGGGCGCTCACCGTCCAGCACCAGCCGTTGGCGCAGGTGAAAGGCATAAGGGCCAAAGCGCAACAGCGCATCGCCCTCCAATTGTCTGAGGCTGCTCATGTCCACTCGCGGGCCCAGGCCGGGCACGACTTCGACACGGCAAGAACCGACGCGCGAAGTGATCCAGCGGACCCACGCCTCCCTTGCGAAATATCCGCATCCATCTTGGCAGGCAGGCGTGACGGAACAACCGTGTCTGGGGGAGCGTTACGGACTTCCCGGTGCGCGAGGCGGACAAACCCGCCTCAGCTGAACTGTTCGCGGTACTGAATGGGTGTCAGACCCAGCTTTTCGCCGAACAGAAAGCGCATGTGCCGCACGCTGCCAAAGCCGCTCTTGTAAGCCACGGTCTTGAGCGGCAGGTCGGTGGATTCCAGCAGGCTCCTGGCGTAGTCGATGCGGGCGCTCTGCACGAACGCCATGGGCGTCATGCCGGTCTCGCGAACGAACATCCGGGAAAAATGGCGGGGGCTCATGTTCACCAGGGCGGCCATGCTCTGCACACTGAAGGCTTCGTCCAGGTGTTCGAGCACGTGGTTCTGAACCCAGGTCACGGGGGTCTGCTGGGGAGCAACCGCTGCGGTCAGCGGACTGAACTGCGCCTGCCCGCCATGGCGCTTCATCACCACCAGCAGTACCTTCGCCACATCCTGCGCGACTTTCTTGCCGTGATCTTCGGCCACGATGGCCAGGGCCAGGTCGATACCGGCCGTCACCCCGCCGGAGGTCAGCAGCTTGCGATCGCGCAGGTAGATCCGATCCGTCTCGACGATGGCAGCGGGGAAGGTCTTGATCAAACGCTCGGTGTAGTTCCAGTGGGTGGTCACCCGGTGGCCGTCGAGCAGACCGGCATGCCCGAGCACGAAAGCGCCGGTACAGACCGAGCCATAGCTGATGGCCTTTTCGGCAGCCTGCTTCAGCCAACCGACCAATTGCGGATGGATCCTGTTATAGCCCCCCGGTCCACCTGGCACCAGCAGCAGATCGTATGCCGCCGGCGCCTCGTCAATGCCCAGGTCGGTTTCGACCCGCACGCCATTGGACGCCCGTAGCGACCCCGGCTCACTGCCGATGGTCACGAGCTGATAGTGATCGGCGGGCTTGAGGTAGCGATTGGCCATGGAAAACACCTCCATGGGCCCGGCCATGTCGAGCAGGAGAAAGTCTGGAAACAGCACCATAGCCACGGTTTTCATTGTTTGGACATCACTTCACTATCAAGGAGACGCATCAAGGGAGGAGCATCAGGGAGCAGCGCCCACACGGTGTCCGGGGGATGGCTACCCAGGGCAGAGGGGGTGAACAGGAAGCATACAGGAGGGTTGACCCACACTGTCAACCAGAGGGAGACGGTCTTTCAGTTTCCATCTACTTATTTAACCAATGAGTAAACATTAAGCTTCTCCTCACTCGGACGAATCAACGTCCCCCCAGGAGAATTCATCATGCTCACGCTTCGCAAGGCTTCCGATCGCGGTATTGCCAACCATGGCTGGCTGAAGTCGTACCACACCTTTTCCTTCGCCAACTATCGCAACCTCAACGAGCAGGGCTTTTCCGACCTGCTGGTGATCAACGATGACCGGGTCGCCGCCGGCAAGGGCTTCGGCCAGCATCCACACCGGGACATGGAGATCTTCTCCTACGTGCTCGAAGGCGCCCTGGAACACAAGGACACCCTCGGCACCGGTTCGGTGATCCGCCCCGGTGATGTGCAACTGATGAGCGCCGGTACCGGCGTGGCCCACAGCGAGTTCAACCATTCGCACAACGAGCTGGTGCACTTCCTGCAGATCTGGATCGTGCCCGAAGTCAGTGGTGCCACCCCGCGTTATCAGCAGCAGCATTTCAGCGAAGAGCAGAAACGCGGCCGCCTGGCGCTGATCATCTCCCCCGACGGCAAACATGGCTCGTTGAAAGTGCGTCAGGATGCCCGGGTCTATGCCGGCCTGTTCGACGGCAAGGAAACCGCCAGCCTGGAACTGGCCGAGAACCGCTACGCCTATGTGCACGTCGCTCGCGGCAGCGTCGAACTCAACGGCCTGATGTTGCAGACCGGTGACGGTGTAAGGGTTCGCAAGGAACGCCTGCTGACCCTGGCCAACGGGGTGGATGCCGAGGTCCTGGTGTTCGACCTGCGGCCTGAAGAACTGCCACAGATGCCATGAGGCCACAGACAGCCCGGGGGTTTACTGCTCCCGGGCTATTTTTAAATACGACTCATTTAGATTTAAACCGAAGTTTCAAGAGCAACTTCAGCGAAACAGCAACATCATGCTTCGAAACCACCGATCGACTTCAAGCATGTGAATATAGCCAATAGCAATAAAAAATATAGCCAAAAATACTCCCTCACAAACTTGCAATGCGTAAATGTTCGCAAGAAAAGAAAACTGCATCTGGAGTGATTACTTTTCGAACATCCGATCGCCGAGTCTTGCCCCATAAGCACAAGTCATTGTTTTAAATGACAACTATTCTGAAAAAAAGCCCAGCCTCCCGCCAAAAGCCCCCTATTTCGCCTGCCACGACAAGACAAACTTGCAAAAATTCCATCGCCGTCTAAGTTCATGACTATCACTTCAGAGTGTGACCCTCCACACACTCGCCGCACACTTACCCGACCGGAGAGTTCAACTAAGAAATATAAAACCACCGCTCCAAAATACTGAAACGGAACTCAGTCATTACATTCAAGAGGGACGCTTGATGAAGCGCAGCCGGTGGTATCGTGCGTTTTCAAAACAGGGGTCAGCCGAGTATCGCTGGCTGTCACTCGTCTGTTTCTCGGGCCTGGTGATCGTGAGCTTCCTGCTGTTCGAACAGCAGATCCAGGGCTTGCTGGAACACCTGGGCCAGTCCCACCCCGCCACGCCAACCCAGCAGCTCAACCTGGCCCTGCTGCTGGTCACCCTGCTGATCCTCGATGTGCTGCTGCCCGTGCCGTCGAGCATGGTTGCGCTGCTGGCCATCGCCCTGTTTGGCGGCATCGGCGGGTACCTGGTGATCTTCATCGGCCTGTGTCTCGGGGCTCTGTTTGGCTACGGACTGGGTGCCGGCTACTTCCGCCTGCTGTCCAATCGCCTGAACATCCGGCACCGCCAGCAAGCTGCGCTCGCCCATCCGCTGAGCACACTGTCGTTGATCTGCCTGCGTGGCGTGCCGGTCCTGGCCGAGACTTCGGTGGTGGCCGCAGGCATGCAGCGCTACCCATTGCGCCAGTTCCTGGTGGTGACGACGCTGGCCAACGCCGGCCTGGCGCTGGCCTACGGCGCCATCGGTACCGCGCTGCTGGAACAGAACGCCTGGCTGGTGGCGATCCTCGCCAGCATGGTACTGCCGGGGCTGTTCCTCGGTGCTCGCAGCCTCTTCAAGGCCTATCGGCTGAACTCCCGGAACGACGCCGAGCACACCTTGCACGGGCGCTTCGAGGTGAGCTACGACTACCCGGTGGTCTTCACCGACCACGTGTTCGATCCGGACAATGCCTGCCTGCATCAACAACTGACTCGCCTGCAGGACGGCCCGGTCAAAGTGCTGGTCTTCGCCGACGAGCAGTTGCTCCAGTGCCGCTCGCCACTGCTGCAGCAGATCGACGACTACTTCAGCGCTCACGCCGCCGACCTGCACCTGCAAACCGCACCGTTTCCCGTACCGGCGGGCGAGTCGAGCAAACGACCCGAGGTGCTGCAGCAGCTCTACGAACAACTGTTGCAACAGGGCATGGACCGCCACGGTTATGTCCTCGCCCTGGGCGGCGGCGCCACGCTCGACGCGGTGGGCTATGCCTGCGCCACCTTTCACCGCGGCATTCGCCTGATCAGGATCCCCACCACCGTCCTGGCGCAGAACGACGCGGGTATCGGGGTGAAGAACGGCATCAACGCCTTCGAGCAGAAGAACCTGCTCGGTACGTTCTGTCCGGCCACGGCCGTGATCAACGATTTCCAGTTGCTCGACAGCCTCTCCTACCGGGACCAGATCGCCGGGCTCGCCGAGGCGATCAAGGTTGCGGCAATCAAGGACGCCCGTTTCTTCCAGTGGATGGAGCAGCAGGCCGACGCCCTCGCCCGCTTCGAGCCACAGGCCAGTCGCTATGCCATCCGCCGCTGCGCCGAACTGCACCTGGGGCATATTACCGGGGCGGGTGATCCCTTCGAGCGCGGCAACGGTCGGCCGCTGGATTACGGACACTGGGCCGCACACAAGCTGGAGAAGCTCAGCCAACACCGTTTGCGCCATGGTGAAGCGGTCGCCGTGGGCATGGCCCTGGATGCGCTGTATGCCAATGCCCGCGGGCTGCTCGGCGACAGCGAATGCGAGCGCCTGTTGCGGCTGTTGCTCAAGCTGGGCTTCAGCCTGTGCCCACCGGAACTGCTGCTGAAAGACTCGCAGGGGCGCCTGCTGGTCCTGCTGGGGCTGGAAGAATTTCGCCAGCACCTGGGCGGTGAACTGTCGATCCCGATGCTCAGCCGGATGGGTGAATCGCTGGACGTGCATGAGATCGATCCGGCGCTGATGGAGCAGGCGCTGCAGCGGCTGTCGAGCTGCACCTGCCCCGAGTTGGACGGGATACGGAGTTGCGCGCAATGAACAACCCGTCGCTGAACCTCAAGACCTGGATGACCCTGGGCCGCGTCTCCAACCTGCCCACCGTCTGGACCAACACCCTGGCTGCGGTCCTGCTGGCCAGCAGCGCCGGGGCACTGGCATCGCCCTCCTCGCTGGTCTGGATACTGCTGTTGGCAACGCTGTCGCTGCTTTACCTGGCCGGCATGCTGCTCAACGACCTGCTGGACGCCGACTGGGACCAACAGCACCAGAACCCACGACCGATCACCCTCGGCCTGGTCAGTCGCCGCCAGGTCGGTCTGGCCACCTCGTTGCTGCTGGTACTGGCGGCGGTGCTGGTGATTGGCCTGAGCCAGTTGATCGAGGAGCCACTCTGGCTGCTGGGCAGCGCCACCCTGCTGGTGACGTGCATCCTTGCCTACAACCTGCTGCACAAGACGTACGCCCACAGTGTCTGGCTGATGGGCGCCTGTCGCTCGACCCTGTACCTCACCGCCGCCGCGAGCCTGGCCATCCCGCCGCAACCGCTGTGGCTGTGCGCGGTGCTGCTGGGCACCTACATCAGCGGCCTGACCTACCTGGCTCGCCAGGAACACCGCAATCAACTGCTCAGCCGCCTCCCCCTGCTGCTGATGCTCAGCCCCGTGCTGCTGGCCTTCTACGCCGACAACCTGGTGTTCTGGCTGGTGCTGCTGTTCTG of the Pseudomonas vanderleydeniana genome contains:
- a CDS encoding 3-dehydroquinate synthase, which gives rise to MKRSRWYRAFSKQGSAEYRWLSLVCFSGLVIVSFLLFEQQIQGLLEHLGQSHPATPTQQLNLALLLVTLLILDVLLPVPSSMVALLAIALFGGIGGYLVIFIGLCLGALFGYGLGAGYFRLLSNRLNIRHRQQAALAHPLSTLSLICLRGVPVLAETSVVAAGMQRYPLRQFLVVTTLANAGLALAYGAIGTALLEQNAWLVAILASMVLPGLFLGARSLFKAYRLNSRNDAEHTLHGRFEVSYDYPVVFTDHVFDPDNACLHQQLTRLQDGPVKVLVFADEQLLQCRSPLLQQIDDYFSAHAADLHLQTAPFPVPAGESSKRPEVLQQLYEQLLQQGMDRHGYVLALGGGATLDAVGYACATFHRGIRLIRIPTTVLAQNDAGIGVKNGINAFEQKNLLGTFCPATAVINDFQLLDSLSYRDQIAGLAEAIKVAAIKDARFFQWMEQQADALARFEPQASRYAIRRCAELHLGHITGAGDPFERGNGRPLDYGHWAAHKLEKLSQHRLRHGEAVAVGMALDALYANARGLLGDSECERLLRLLLKLGFSLCPPELLLKDSQGRLLVLLGLEEFRQHLGGELSIPMLSRMGESLDVHEIDPALMEQALQRLSSCTCPELDGIRSCAQ
- a CDS encoding UbiA family prenyltransferase; protein product: MNNPSLNLKTWMTLGRVSNLPTVWTNTLAAVLLASSAGALASPSSLVWILLLATLSLLYLAGMLLNDLLDADWDQQHQNPRPITLGLVSRRQVGLATSLLLVLAAVLVIGLSQLIEEPLWLLGSATLLVTCILAYNLLHKTYAHSVWLMGACRSTLYLTAAASLAIPPQPLWLCAVLLGTYISGLTYLARQEHRNQLLSRLPLLLMLSPVLLAFYADNLVFWLVLLFWLGWLGWNYRRHLADARQRQVRAFIGAGLAALPLFDALVLAVANQPWGSLACVLVFLVLPHFQRWIKPT